From one Bacteroides fragilis NCTC 9343 genomic stretch:
- a CDS encoding RagB/SusD family nutrient uptake outer membrane protein, with protein sequence MCSKIKHILLAACCFTGAGLMTSCNDGFMDRFPETSITEKVFFSSPADLETYTNGMYGYIGASYSDTPSDNMLYPEDTDIYKMMRGEYRADNIGKWSWSNIRTVNFMLARTGRVEGDRGEINHYIGLARMFRALVYYSKVKDYSDVPWYSHDLQTTDIDLLYKPQDPRTLVVDSIMADLDFAVTHMKTTKSTTRIYRDAALAVQARIALHEGTFRKYHPELKLNDGDRFLKIAVEACQKIMDTKSYSLSTTKESGLPAYQSLFCSTDLTQNPEMILVADYDKALGRLHNAQAQFDYNTGLSRSLMEDYLVVKDGHTEYFHQVEGYKTKTVLEVFENRDPRLEQTFMKPGVLNVGTTEPHRTKLNLGGYPQIKFRPLTFDQIDWGKSYTDLPIIRYAEVLLMYAEAKAELGILTQDDVNQTINLIRQRAGMPDASLDDWLANIDPVQDERYSNVQSAQKGAVLEVRRERRIELACEGFRYGDLMRWGCGKLFEAAPEGAYIPGMGYYDVTGDGQPDVAIVEKKADIDKIPEEDKQKYKLTVYALEGNTIGLTEGTKGYIYLVAQHNKYTFVSPKYYYYPVATKDITVNENLYQNPFWE encoded by the coding sequence ATGTGTTCAAAAATAAAACATATATTACTGGCTGCGTGCTGTTTCACAGGCGCAGGACTGATGACAAGTTGTAATGACGGGTTTATGGATCGCTTTCCGGAAACGAGTATTACAGAGAAAGTCTTTTTTTCTTCTCCTGCTGATTTGGAGACTTATACCAATGGCATGTACGGCTATATCGGTGCAAGCTATTCGGATACTCCTTCCGACAATATGCTTTACCCAGAAGATACCGATATTTATAAAATGATGCGCGGCGAATATCGGGCGGATAATATAGGTAAATGGAGCTGGAGCAACATTCGTACAGTCAATTTTATGTTGGCTCGGACAGGTCGTGTAGAAGGAGATCGCGGTGAGATTAATCATTATATTGGGTTGGCACGTATGTTTCGTGCACTGGTCTATTATTCAAAGGTGAAAGATTATTCGGATGTACCTTGGTATAGCCATGACCTGCAAACGACAGACATTGATTTATTGTATAAGCCGCAGGACCCCCGAACATTGGTGGTAGACTCTATTATGGCAGATCTTGACTTTGCCGTAACTCATATGAAAACGACTAAAAGCACGACTCGTATTTATCGTGATGCGGCTTTGGCTGTACAGGCACGGATTGCTTTGCATGAAGGAACGTTCCGTAAATATCATCCGGAACTGAAGCTGAATGACGGCGACCGATTCTTGAAAATAGCGGTAGAGGCATGCCAGAAGATTATGGACACAAAAAGTTACAGTTTGTCTACAACCAAAGAGAGTGGTTTACCGGCCTATCAGTCACTTTTTTGCAGTACGGATCTTACACAGAATCCGGAAATGATTCTGGTAGCTGACTACGACAAGGCGTTAGGACGTCTGCACAATGCTCAGGCTCAGTTTGACTACAACACCGGTCTTTCCCGTAGCCTGATGGAAGATTATTTAGTTGTTAAGGATGGACATACCGAGTATTTTCATCAAGTGGAAGGCTATAAAACGAAGACAGTACTTGAAGTCTTTGAAAACAGAGATCCCCGCCTGGAACAAACATTTATGAAACCGGGTGTTTTGAATGTGGGAACCACTGAACCTCATCGTACGAAATTGAACTTGGGAGGATATCCTCAGATTAAGTTCCGTCCGCTGACATTCGATCAGATTGACTGGGGAAAATCGTATACAGATTTGCCTATTATCCGTTATGCCGAGGTTTTGTTGATGTATGCAGAGGCAAAAGCCGAGCTGGGTATACTCACACAAGATGATGTCAACCAGACAATTAACCTGATCAGGCAGCGTGCAGGCATGCCGGATGCTTCGTTGGATGATTGGTTGGCTAATATTGATCCGGTACAGGATGAACGTTACTCCAATGTACAGTCAGCACAGAAAGGTGCTGTTTTGGAAGTGCGCCGTGAACGGAGAATCGAGTTGGCATGCGAAGGGTTCAGATATGGCGATTTGATGCGTTGGGGATGTGGAAAGTTGTTTGAAGCAGCTCCCGAAGGAGCTTATATTCCGGGGATGGGATACTATGATGTGACAGGTGACGGTCAACCGGATGTCGCTATAGTAGAAAAGAAAGCAGATATAGATAAAATTCCCGAAGAAGACAAGCAAAAGTATAAACTGACAGTTTATGCTTTGGAAGGTAATACCATCGGACTTACCGAAGGAACAAAAGGCTATATCTATTTGGTTGCCCAACATAATAAGTATACTTTTGTATCTCCAAAATATTATTACTATCCGGTAGCTACCAAAGATATAACTGTTAACGAGAACCTCTATCAGAATCCATTCTGGGAATAG
- a CDS encoding SusC/RagA family TonB-linked outer membrane protein — MNKFKWRSFLSFFLTERNIRLVRLMSFILFLFVFQGVYAQQTRINLHVKQVPLKQVLKSIESKSEYTFFYNDAEIDMNRKVTVQANNERIDVILSKILPDCKCVVENRKIILVPGAEKQNTPNDNTAKTKEITGTVTDTRGETLIGVNVTVLGTTTGVITNIDGKYSLKVPAGKSLKFSYVGYIAQTVKVGDKSVIDIVLEENSKALDEVVVVGYAVQKKVNLSGSVATVSTKAIEDRPVLNMGQALQGAVANLNVSVGDGEADDSPSYNIRGTTSLNGGSPLVVIDGVVSTSDQLNRMNPVDIANISVLKDAASSAIYGSRAAFGVILVTTKDGSNEKLTVNYNNNFVLRTNTRMPEIITDPYLVATTRNTMAYPWYNLYNEEQLAYAKKCSEDPSTSPYFLNPDGSYTYFGRTNWVDEAYNDVGFSTIHNIDISGKTDRISYYFSGGYNRQNGMFKYGNDIYNRYNLRTKLQFKLTDWWSLNSNVSLTTSDYDYANAMTNTYKQMYRKNPMDMVKNPDGTWTDASVGTLGALAEGGRATDWKTNTNINLSTKIDVIKDVFFVQGTFAFSNTKTRSNWYNLPVTYRNGPELPVLTFNPISTVSDASSSNSDTKHILFDVYGTFQKTFAKKHAVTAVVGFNQEEYKYDYVKANRKELISSSLPTINLATGDMNMSQSITTWALRGAFARLGYIYNDKYIFEFNGRYDGTSRFPKNDRFVFNPSVSLGWVISREKFFEPLTGVVSFLKLRGSYGSLGNQDVDAYAYLATMGSGKISQILDKQQPVYVGAPGLVAGNLTWEKVTTTNLALDANFFDNRLSITGEVYVRRTKDMLTPGVTLPSVLGTDVPKQNAADLKTEGWELTVGWKDQFKLAGKPFYYDVNFNLADSRAYITKYENPKGLLGDYYVGKEIGEIWGVETLGFFTSEEDIKNHADQSWCTSYPGTRPLAPGDLKFKDENKDGKITDGAWTLEDHGDYKIIGNSRARYTFGLSANAQWNGFDLSLFAQGVGKKDYYPGTGDLYFWGIYAQPWTNITKGNMYDHWTEENPDAYFPRMKAYVAENTDRECGVVQTRYLQNAAYMRLKNLTVGYTLPKVLLNKIGIERLRIFFSGDNLCEFSGLYKHYKVDPESLGNIVYPLQRSYSFGLNVTF, encoded by the coding sequence ATGAATAAATTTAAATGGAGAAGCTTTTTAAGCTTTTTCTTAACAGAAAGAAACATTCGTTTAGTTAGACTAATGTCTTTTATTTTGTTTCTATTTGTTTTTCAGGGAGTTTATGCTCAGCAAACCCGCATCAATCTTCATGTGAAACAAGTTCCCCTAAAGCAAGTGCTTAAATCGATCGAATCGAAGAGTGAATACACTTTCTTCTACAATGATGCCGAAATTGACATGAACCGTAAAGTTACGGTACAAGCCAATAACGAACGTATTGATGTGATTTTATCCAAAATTCTTCCGGACTGCAAATGTGTAGTGGAGAATAGAAAGATTATTTTGGTTCCCGGTGCGGAGAAACAAAATACCCCAAATGATAATACTGCGAAAACGAAAGAGATAACCGGTACGGTTACAGACACACGAGGCGAAACGTTGATAGGTGTAAATGTAACGGTATTGGGAACTACTACCGGTGTTATCACTAATATCGATGGGAAATATTCGTTGAAGGTTCCGGCAGGTAAGTCACTTAAGTTTTCATACGTCGGCTATATCGCCCAGACTGTAAAAGTAGGTGATAAATCAGTGATAGACATTGTATTGGAAGAAAACAGTAAAGCGCTGGATGAAGTCGTGGTAGTTGGCTATGCTGTTCAGAAGAAAGTTAATCTTTCGGGTTCGGTAGCAACTGTTTCTACCAAAGCGATCGAGGACCGTCCGGTATTGAATATGGGACAAGCGCTGCAAGGTGCTGTTGCCAACCTCAATGTATCGGTCGGTGATGGTGAAGCAGATGATTCTCCTTCTTATAATATTCGTGGTACCACCTCATTGAATGGAGGTTCTCCGTTGGTTGTCATCGACGGTGTGGTCTCTACCAGTGATCAACTGAATCGTATGAATCCTGTTGATATAGCAAATATTTCTGTATTGAAGGATGCTGCGTCATCTGCTATATATGGTTCACGTGCTGCGTTTGGTGTCATCCTGGTGACAACCAAGGATGGTAGCAATGAAAAACTTACCGTCAATTATAACAATAATTTTGTATTACGTACCAATACCCGCATGCCGGAAATTATAACAGATCCTTATCTGGTGGCAACCACTCGAAATACGATGGCATATCCATGGTATAATCTTTATAACGAGGAGCAACTGGCCTATGCGAAGAAATGTTCTGAGGATCCTTCTACTTCTCCTTATTTCTTGAATCCGGATGGATCTTATACTTACTTTGGTCGGACAAACTGGGTTGACGAGGCTTACAACGATGTAGGTTTTTCAACTATCCACAACATTGATATTTCCGGAAAAACAGATCGTATTTCCTATTACTTTTCGGGAGGATACAATCGGCAGAACGGTATGTTTAAGTATGGTAATGACATTTATAACCGATATAACCTGCGTACCAAATTACAGTTTAAACTGACAGACTGGTGGAGCTTGAACAGTAATGTCAGCCTGACGACTTCCGATTATGATTATGCAAATGCCATGACCAACACTTATAAACAGATGTATCGTAAGAATCCGATGGATATGGTTAAGAATCCTGATGGAACTTGGACAGATGCCAGTGTCGGTACATTGGGAGCATTGGCCGAAGGTGGTCGTGCTACCGACTGGAAAACAAATACAAATATCAACTTGTCGACTAAGATAGATGTGATCAAAGATGTCTTTTTTGTACAAGGAACATTTGCCTTTTCAAATACAAAAACCAGAAGTAATTGGTATAATTTGCCTGTGACTTACCGTAACGGACCGGAATTACCTGTTTTGACATTTAATCCGATTTCGACCGTATCCGATGCTTCAAGCAGTAACTCCGATACGAAACATATTCTATTTGATGTATATGGTACCTTCCAAAAAACATTTGCGAAGAAGCATGCTGTCACTGCTGTTGTGGGTTTCAATCAGGAAGAGTATAAATATGATTACGTAAAAGCAAATCGTAAAGAACTGATTTCAAGTTCACTGCCTACTATTAATCTGGCTACAGGTGATATGAATATGTCCCAGAGTATAACGACCTGGGCTCTGAGAGGTGCTTTTGCGCGTTTGGGATATATTTATAACGACAAATATATTTTTGAATTCAACGGACGCTATGACGGTACTTCACGTTTCCCTAAGAATGACCGTTTTGTATTTAATCCTTCTGTTTCTTTAGGATGGGTCATCTCACGTGAAAAGTTCTTTGAGCCTTTGACCGGAGTGGTCAGTTTTCTGAAGTTGAGAGGTTCCTATGGTAGTTTAGGAAACCAGGATGTGGATGCTTATGCATATCTTGCCACGATGGGATCAGGAAAAATCAGTCAGATACTGGATAAGCAGCAACCGGTATATGTGGGAGCTCCCGGATTGGTTGCCGGTAACTTAACCTGGGAAAAGGTAACTACTACCAATCTTGCCTTGGATGCCAATTTCTTTGATAACCGTTTAAGCATAACAGGTGAGGTATATGTACGTCGTACAAAAGATATGTTAACCCCCGGAGTTACGCTTCCAAGTGTTTTGGGAACCGACGTGCCCAAACAGAATGCAGCCGATTTAAAGACGGAAGGATGGGAATTGACTGTGGGTTGGAAAGATCAGTTCAAGTTGGCCGGAAAACCGTTCTATTATGATGTAAACTTCAATCTGGCGGATAGCCGTGCTTATATTACAAAGTACGAAAATCCCAAGGGATTGCTGGGCGATTATTATGTAGGAAAAGAGATTGGTGAGATATGGGGTGTAGAAACTTTAGGGTTCTTTACTTCCGAAGAAGACATTAAGAATCATGCCGATCAGTCATGGTGTACTTCTTATCCGGGTACCCGTCCTTTGGCACCGGGTGATCTGAAGTTTAAAGATGAAAACAAGGATGGTAAAATTACTGACGGAGCATGGACTTTGGAAGACCATGGCGATTATAAAATTATAGGTAATAGCCGTGCTCGTTATACATTTGGTTTATCGGCCAATGCACAGTGGAATGGATTCGATCTCAGCTTGTTTGCCCAGGGAGTAGGTAAGAAGGATTATTATCCGGGTACCGGTGACCTCTATTTCTGGGGTATCTATGCACAGCCTTGGACCAATATCACCAAAGGTAATATGTATGACCATTGGACGGAGGAAAATCCGGATGCGTACTTCCCCCGTATGAAAGCTTATGTGGCGGAAAATACGGATAGAGAATGTGGAGTGGTACAGACCAGATATTTACAGAATGCAGCTTATATGCGTCTGAAAAACCTCACAGTAGGTTATACACTTCCTAAGGTATTGTTGAATAAGATAGGAATTGAGCGCTTGCGCATTTTCTTCTCCGGTGATAATTTGTGTGAATTTTCGGGTTTATACAAGCATTACAAAGTAGATCCGGAGAGCTTAGGTAACATTGTCTATCCTCTTCAGCGTTCTTATTCATTCGGTTTAAATGTTACATTCTAA
- a CDS encoding FecR family protein: MKNEIKDINEVIIRFLDGTATGEEKVFLFNWLKQSEKNRNEFSEVRDLWLLGNTIATDDLETEIALERFKNRIQSTESGLRKNRFVFRKHFVPFLRVAAVFLMLFTVGSVFYYWGSSSVPKQPDVMNRLLTANGSKGRFVLPDSTVVWLNSNSLLEYPETFSSSAREVSLSGEAYFEVRRNEKLPFRVQAGEMKVEVLGTRFIVDNYRRKSGVEAVLVEGSVKIAGCKMNHSVVLTPGQLINYDKKSERTKVQMVNTDDYISWIQNELTFDNDKLADIIINLNKWYGVDIECPSEFAEKVFMSFSVRNGENLDEILKAMTLVAPIRYYWENGILHILPRKR; the protein is encoded by the coding sequence ATGAAGAATGAAATTAAAGACATAAATGAAGTTATCATACGTTTTCTGGATGGTACGGCTACCGGTGAAGAGAAAGTTTTTCTGTTCAACTGGCTGAAACAATCAGAAAAGAACCGGAATGAATTTTCCGAAGTCCGTGATTTATGGCTTTTAGGCAACACGATAGCTACCGACGATCTGGAAACAGAGATAGCGCTAGAGCGATTTAAAAATCGGATACAGTCAACAGAATCCGGTTTACGTAAAAACAGATTCGTTTTCAGGAAACACTTCGTTCCGTTCTTGCGTGTGGCAGCTGTCTTTTTGATGTTATTTACTGTAGGGTCTGTCTTTTATTATTGGGGTAGCAGTTCGGTCCCGAAACAGCCGGATGTCATGAATCGTTTGTTGACTGCCAATGGAAGTAAGGGACGATTTGTTTTGCCGGATAGTACGGTTGTATGGCTTAATTCCAATAGTTTATTGGAATATCCTGAAACGTTTAGTTCATCAGCCCGTGAAGTCAGTTTGTCCGGTGAAGCCTATTTTGAGGTACGGAGGAATGAGAAGCTTCCTTTCCGTGTGCAAGCCGGAGAGATGAAAGTAGAGGTATTGGGGACTCGTTTTATTGTTGACAACTATCGACGGAAATCCGGGGTCGAAGCAGTATTGGTAGAAGGTAGTGTGAAGATTGCCGGTTGTAAGATGAATCATTCGGTAGTATTGACTCCCGGGCAGTTGATTAATTATGATAAGAAGAGTGAACGTACGAAAGTACAAATGGTGAATACGGATGATTATATCAGTTGGATTCAAAATGAACTGACTTTTGATAATGATAAGTTGGCTGATATTATTATTAATTTAAATAAGTGGTATGGGGTGGATATTGAATGTCCGTCAGAGTTTGCTGAAAAAGTATTTATGTCGTTCTCTGTCAGGAATGGAGAGAATCTGGATGAAATTCTGAAAGCGATGACTTTGGTTGCTCCAATAAGATATTACTGGGAGAATGGTATCTTACATATTCTTCCCAGAAAGCGATAG
- a CDS encoding RNA polymerase sigma-70 factor — translation MKENTMYSNLESVEQLFRQYYKVLRVYAFRFVNDWDIAEDVVQDVFVALWNKRTDIEFDGAVKAYLFKAVYNKSLNILSSKKYTEEESVEQFSDQIEALQILENNQENSLFMKELQGEIETFIETLPTQVKKVFILSRSYGLKIKEISVQLDLSPKTVEKYLTRALLELRTHLKNKDLMSLLFLLYLCSK, via the coding sequence ATGAAGGAAAATACAATGTATTCGAATCTTGAATCGGTAGAACAATTATTTCGGCAATATTATAAGGTGTTGCGGGTATATGCGTTCCGTTTTGTGAATGATTGGGATATTGCAGAAGACGTAGTGCAGGATGTTTTTGTTGCTTTATGGAATAAACGTACAGATATTGAATTTGATGGCGCGGTAAAAGCCTATCTTTTTAAGGCTGTCTATAATAAATCGCTTAATATCCTTTCCAGTAAGAAATATACCGAAGAAGAATCCGTAGAACAATTTTCCGATCAAATCGAAGCACTGCAAATTCTGGAGAATAATCAGGAAAACTCGTTGTTCATGAAAGAACTCCAGGGTGAAATTGAAACTTTTATCGAAACACTTCCTACGCAAGTAAAAAAGGTATTTATATTAAGTAGAAGCTATGGTCTGAAAATAAAGGAAATCTCCGTTCAGCTCGATCTTTCTCCAAAAACCGTAGAAAAGTATTTGACCCGTGCTTTGTTGGAACTACGTACTCATCTTAAAAACAAGGATTTAATGAGTCTTTTATTCTTGCTTTATCTCTGCTCTAAATAA
- a CDS encoding RagB/SusD family nutrient uptake outer membrane protein, with product MKVFKNLSTYILALGFSATLFSGCEDYLNVSDDLAAEMTMEEVFNNTSYARRFHRYIYTGIPDVSNIIITSAYADLTGLDNPWPAVSDELKSAQNNVKTIPTIGYHAGSATLSRWSLYKQIRQANEFIAYAHVIPQNGDVADFIDEKELALLKNEARFLRAYYHYLLFELYGPIPIMTEIADPSAADLDYYRNSVDEVVAFIDKELNECYDLLPEKELNPDGTINNERAAAPTKGAALAILAKLHVYAASPLFNGGYPEAIALKDNQGKQLFPAKDDTKWKTALDALQRFIDYSKGRYSLYQVMKNGEIDPAESLYQLFQVSVNNSEAVWQSSKNSWGGVNGEGRERRCTPRAIFSGFSCVGVLQEAIDDFLMSDGKSIEESGLYKEEGIGEDGIPNMYKNREPRFYQDITYSGKVWQKTDKKIYFYKGMPDDNSKADMSYSGYLLYKGMNRDLLNQGNNPKSKYRAGMLFRLADFYLLYAEALNHVNPGDARIIQYVDSVRYRAGIPLLKDIKPEIIGNRELQEKAIRHERRIELFAEGQRYFDVRRWMCAEEEGYKQGGPVHGMDMNATDLEGFMKRTAFETRIFEKRMYLYPIPLAEIQKSKKLVQNPGW from the coding sequence ATGAAAGTATTTAAGAATTTATCCACCTATATACTGGCACTTGGATTTAGTGCGACTCTCTTTTCCGGTTGTGAAGATTATCTGAATGTTTCTGATGATCTGGCTGCGGAGATGACTATGGAAGAAGTTTTTAATAACACAAGTTATGCACGTCGGTTTCATCGCTACATCTATACGGGTATTCCCGATGTGTCAAACATCATTATAACGAGTGCTTATGCCGATCTGACCGGTTTGGACAATCCTTGGCCGGCTGTTTCTGATGAATTGAAATCTGCACAGAACAATGTGAAGACGATTCCGACAATCGGTTATCATGCCGGATCGGCAACTTTGTCACGCTGGAGTCTTTATAAACAGATACGACAGGCGAATGAGTTCATTGCCTATGCCCACGTTATTCCGCAGAATGGCGATGTGGCTGACTTTATTGATGAAAAAGAACTGGCTCTTTTGAAAAATGAAGCACGTTTCTTACGTGCCTATTATCATTACCTGTTGTTTGAGTTATATGGCCCAATTCCTATTATGACCGAAATCGCTGATCCCTCGGCCGCTGATTTGGACTATTACAGAAATTCGGTAGATGAAGTAGTCGCTTTTATCGATAAAGAACTTAATGAATGCTATGACCTACTTCCGGAGAAAGAACTGAATCCGGATGGCACCATCAATAATGAGCGTGCGGCAGCGCCAACCAAAGGGGCGGCATTGGCTATCTTGGCTAAATTGCATGTATATGCGGCAAGTCCGTTGTTCAATGGTGGTTATCCCGAAGCTATTGCTTTGAAGGATAATCAAGGCAAGCAACTTTTCCCGGCAAAAGATGACACGAAATGGAAGACTGCATTGGATGCTTTACAACGTTTTATCGATTATTCAAAGGGACGCTACTCTTTATACCAAGTAATGAAAAATGGTGAAATCGATCCGGCTGAGTCACTTTATCAGTTGTTTCAGGTAAGCGTTAACAATTCCGAAGCTGTTTGGCAAAGTAGTAAGAACTCCTGGGGAGGCGTAAATGGTGAGGGTCGTGAGCGTAGATGTACACCGCGTGCAATTTTTAGCGGATTCAGTTGTGTCGGAGTCCTCCAGGAAGCCATCGATGACTTTTTGATGAGTGATGGCAAGAGCATTGAAGAATCGGGTTTGTATAAAGAAGAGGGCATTGGTGAAGACGGTATACCGAATATGTATAAGAACCGTGAACCTCGTTTTTACCAGGATATAACTTATTCCGGCAAAGTATGGCAAAAAACAGATAAGAAAATTTATTTTTATAAAGGAATGCCTGACGATAATTCTAAAGCAGATATGAGTTATTCGGGATACTTACTTTATAAAGGCATGAACCGTGACTTGTTGAATCAGGGAAACAATCCGAAATCCAAATATCGAGCAGGTATGTTGTTCCGTTTGGCCGATTTCTATTTGTTATATGCAGAAGCTTTGAATCATGTAAATCCGGGTGATGCACGCATCATTCAGTATGTGGACAGTGTTCGTTATAGAGCCGGTATTCCTTTGCTGAAAGATATTAAGCCGGAAATTATCGGTAACCGGGAGTTGCAGGAAAAAGCGATCCGTCACGAGCGTCGTATCGAATTGTTTGCCGAAGGACAACGCTATTTTGATGTGCGCCGTTGGATGTGTGCTGAAGAGGAGGGTTATAAACAAGGTGGTCCGGTTCATGGTATGGATATGAATGCTACCGATCTTGAAGGTTTCATGAAACGTACTGCTTTTGAAACTCGTATTTTTGAAAAACGTATGTATCTGTATCCCATTCCGTTGGCAGAGATACAAAAGTCAAAAAAACTGGTACAGAATCCCGGATGGTAA